The proteins below come from a single Eucalyptus grandis isolate ANBG69807.140 chromosome 3, ASM1654582v1, whole genome shotgun sequence genomic window:
- the LOC104438977 gene encoding protein BIG GRAIN 1-like B, which produces MYRFERALKEERYLREMKKKESGNSASFSSTLLDEIYRSIDECEPRREPEQQRSCREAPSKKQQGPRSASSVEKQRGSDRANAAAADARRSYFSQELPRKPKYEPDHDSDALYFSSTSISSDSSSGGFSFSDTESVRGARTTTSSSSSCFAPFRLKPVRTRVVAAAKREEIRHGPFGERREGQEDQGGVFRSAASRICANLKKVKQQPVSPGGRLVSFINSIFSATPKSARRSDPTEANLERKLKSGQASSSASTFSTVSSLSRPCLSKRSPSTRERFRSSGAKRTVRFYPVSVIVDEDCRPCGHKCLHQEAGGGGEGEKQSSSVSLSVPTAWRIGKSQPRKIDQDRGVNLKDLLMEKSRRFEENARELLRDYRENQKKGFELKAINDEYSAELPVYETTSVDKCRASGKGYRLAILSFTDHHIARLNETRLHEKPVEC; this is translated from the exons ATGTACAGATTCGAGAGGGCACTGAAAGAGGAGAGGTATCTCcgggagatgaagaagaaggagagcgGCAACAGCGCCTCCTTCTCGTCCACGCTCCTCGACGAGATCTACAGGTCCATCGACGAGTGCGAGCCGAGGCGCGAGCCGGAGCAGCAGAGGTCCTGCAGGGAGGCGCCGTCCAAGAAGCAGCAGGGCCCGCGGTCCGCCTCTTCCGTCGAGAAGCAGCGCGGCAGCGACAGGGCCAACGCCGCGGCGGCGGACGCGAGGAGGAGCTATTTCTCGCAGGAGCTGCCCAGGAAGCCCAAGTACGAGCCCGACCACGACAGCGACGCGCTGTACTTTAGCTCCACTTCCATCTCCTCCGACTCGAGCTCGGGCGGGTTCTCGTTCTCGGACACCGAGTCCGTCAGGGGCGCGAGAACGACGACCAGTTCGTCGTCTTCTTGCTTCGCGCCGTTCAGGCTCAAGCCCGTGAGGACGAGagtcgtcgccgccgccaaaAGGGAGGAGATACGGCACGGTCCGTTTGGCGAGCGGAGAGAGGGCCAAGAAGACCAGGGCGGCGTCTTCAGGTCCGCGGCGTCGAGGATCTGCGCCAACCTGAAGAAGGTGAAGCAGCAGCCGGTCTCGCCCGGCGGGAGGCTAGTGAGCTTCATCAACTCCATCTTCAGCGCGACGCCGAAGAGCGCGAGGAGGTCCGATCCCACAGAGGCGAACCTCGAGAGGAAGTTGAAGTCGGGGCAAGCTTCTTCTTCCGCTTCTACGTTTTCCACTGTTTCTTCGCTCTCGAGGCCGTGCCTGAGCAAGCGCTCGCCCTCGACGCGAGAGCGGTTCCGCAGCAGCGGGGCCAAGAGGACGGTCCGTTTCTACCCGGTGAGCGTCATCGTCGACGAGGATTGCAGACCCTGCGGCCACAAATGCCTACATCAagaagcaggaggaggaggagaaggagaaaaacaGAGCagctctgtctctctctcggTGCCAACAGCTTGGAGAATTGGGAAATCTCAGCCTAGGAAAATCGACCAAGATCGGGGTGTCAATCTGAAAGATCTGTTGATGGAGAAGAGCAGGCGGTTCGAAGAGAATGCGAGAGAGTTGCTCAGAGATTATCGTGAGAATCAGAAGAAGGGTTTTGAGTTGAAGG CGATTAATGATGAGTATAGTGCAGAGCTTCCTGTGTACGAGACAACTTCTGTTGATAAGTGTCGGGCCAGTGGGAAGGGGTACAGACT TGCGATTTTATCATTTACGGATCACCACATTGCTAGGCTAAATGAAACCAGATTGCATGAAAAACCTGTTGAGTGTTGA
- the LOC104438978 gene encoding serine/threonine-protein kinase STY46, giving the protein MNVGGDDCRMSAKPFASRPSSLQSSPAKQGSPAPHRPRRGFCRGFNDCISMGSTVSTGHHQQQQTSLSRLERQVGELEKEVQKEEELRMIYRKRLERTQDYLRHCLQIAKDNGFLQLIVHHKHDDEHGNNNNDSSANDNNNIDSNGNDRQEEVLLSPQLYNGNVSPQFPAGTLVQPHSDISVVVDQARINGWYIEPHEIELREKIARGTTAEIYRATWRGLDVAVKCIFPDFFHTNQSSAAFFAQEVETLSRQRHRFVLQLMGACIDPPERAWIVTEFLGSTLKEWLHGPGNRSKGERAKPLPPLGERLSLALEIAQAMQYLHEQKPRVIHRDLKPSNIFLDDAMQARVADFGHARFLGDEELALTGETGKFKNIWTYVYMAPEVIRCEPYDEKCDVYSFGIILNELITGEHPYIETDFGPAQIAVEVAEGRLRPALPADEDGQLEELVQIVCLSWDQDHSIRPPFSTITRNLRGIKQALTKNVQILERN; this is encoded by the exons ATGAACGTTGGAGGCGATGATTGCCGGATGTCCGCCAAGCCGTTCGCATCCCGACCATCGAGCTTACAGAGTTCTCCAGCGAAGCAAGGCAGCCCGGCTCCTCATCGGCCGCGGCGTGGGTTTTGCCGCGGGTTTAATGACTGCATCAGCATGGGCTCTACAGTCTCCACTGGCCATCACCAGCAACAGCAAACATCTCTTTCTAGATTGGAGCGGCAG GTAGGGGAATTAGAGAAGGAAGtccaaaaggaggaggagcttcGGATGATATACAGGAAGAGATTGGAGAGAACCCAGGATTACCTCCGACACTGCCTTCAGATAGCCAAAGACAACGGCTTTCTTCAGCTAATCGTCCACCACAAGCACGACGATGAACACGGCAACAATAACAACGACAGCAGTGCTAATGACAACAATAACATCGACAGTAACGGTAACGACAGACAAGAAGAggtccttctctctcctcagcTCTACAATGGCAACGTCAGTCCTCAGTTCCCAGCTGGAACACTGGTGCAACCTCACTCTGATATTTCAGTAGTGGTCGATCAGGCCAGGATCAATGGCTGGTACATTGAGCCACATGAG ATCGAGCTGCGAGAGAAAATAGCACGGGGGACCACCGCGGAAATATACAGGGCCACGTGGCGGGGCCTCGACGTGGCGGTCAAGTGCATCTTCCCCGACTTTTTCCACACGAACCAGAGCAGTGCCGCCTTCTTCGCGCAGGAGGTCGAGACCCTGTCGCGGCAGCGGCACCGGTTCGTGCTGCAGCTGATGGGGGCATGCATCGACCCGCCCGAGCGCGCGTGGATAGTGACCGAGTTCCTGGGCTCGACGCTGAAGGAGTGGCTCCACGGGCCCGGGAACCGGAGCAAGGGTGAGAGGGCGAAGCCGCTGCCCCCGCTCGGGGAGCGGCTGAGCCTGGCCTTGGAGATAGCCCAAGCGATGCAGTATCTGCACGAGCAGAAGCCCAGGGTGATCCACAGAGACTTGAAGCCCAGCAACATCTTCTTGGACGATGCGATGCAAGCGAGGGTGGCTGATTTTGGGCATGCCCGGTTCTTGGGAGATGAAGAGCTGGCATTAACGGGCGAAACGGGTAAATTCAAGAACATCT GGACTTACGTGTACATGGCGCCGGAAGTGATACGGTGTGAGCCTTATGATGAGAAATGTGACGTATACAGCTTCGGGATCATACTCAATGAGCTCATCACAGGCGAACACCCTTACATCGAGACCGACTTTGGCCCCGCCCAG ATTGCAGTGGAAGTAGCAGAAGGCAGGCTCAGGCCTGCTCTTCCGGCGGACGAAGATGGCCAACTTGAAGAGCTTGTCCAGATCGTATGCCTATCTTGGGATCAAGACCATTCAATTAGACCACCCTTCTCCACAATTACTCGCAATTTGAGAGGAATTAAGCAGGCACTTACAAAAAATGTTCAGATTTTGGAGAGGAATTAA
- the LOC104436335 gene encoding mechanosensitive ion channel protein 10, with translation MDSKGEGLKGGEIAMSQKSNVSGNDVVVNISTEGDAKAVTEGGGLKGSSSKELETAAPKQTPVDSACQASSESSTVVAKSVPMSCPSPEIAGLSPSRNKPPKAPNANESLVRKRSLNRSIFSKPKSRFGEQQYPLDATMFEEEPNALLQEQAGGHSPFRGSFNQASPNNRSTRSAGNVPVTPRPVGGGGGEEDDEEIYKQVTLELSKAKQKRIKTKALVEWTLFFLILGCLVASSTVDRLEACKLWGLEMWKWCVLVMVLFSGMLVTNWVMHFIVFLIEKKFLLRKKVLYFVHGLKKSVQVFTWLAFVLLTWVLLFNRGVRRSKIANKVLDCITWTLVSILIGSFLWFLKTLMLKILASSFHVTAFFDRIQESIFHHYVLQTLSGPPLIEEAERVGKDPSVREFSFRTMKKGKLGKEKKVIDMGKIYRMKQEKVSAWTMKMLIDAVTNSGLSTLSNTLDESVDDGGVEQADKEITNEMEAMAAAYHIFRNVAPPSCKYFEEEDLGRFMIKEEVDLIFPLLEGAATGKIDIKSLSDWVVKVYQGRKALVHALTDTKTAVKQLNKLVTGILIVITIIIWLLLMEIATTKVLVLLSSQLVVAAFIFGNTCKTIFEAIIFVFVMHPFDVGDRCVIDGVQLLVEEMNILNTVFLKLDNEKIYYPNSVLSTKPISNYNRSSDMGDKVEFSIDFMTPLERIGAMKEKIKRYLERNQLHWRPNHNLLVSEIENVNKIKMGLYVNHTMNFQDYAEKGRRRTELVMELKKIFDDLNIRYNLLPQEVRLCQIEDKKQA, from the exons ATGGATTCTAAAGGAGAAGGTCTAAAAGGTGGCGAAATCGCCATGTCGCAGAAAAGTAATGTCAGTGGAAATGATGTAGTTGTGAACATCTCGACTGAAGGGGATGCAAAAGCTGTGACTGAGGGCGGGGGCTTAAAAGGGTCGTCTTCCAAGGAGTTGGAAACTGCCGCTCCGAAACAAACCCCGGTGGATTCTGCCTGCCAGGCATCGAGTGAATCAAGCACCGTTGTCGCAAAATCAGTGCCAATGAGCTGCCCGTCTCCCGAAATAGCTGGTCTCAGCCCTAGCCGGAATAAGCCGCCTAAAGCTCCCAATGCTAACGAATCTCTTGTTAGGAAAAGGAGTCTCAACAGGTCGATTTTCTCAAAACCGAAGTCGAGGTTTGGGGAGCAACAGTATCCTCTTGATGCCACTATGTTTGAAGAAGAGCCCAATGCATTGTTGCAAGAACAAGCAGGTGGGCACTCTCCTTTCAGAGGCTCATTTAATCAGGCATCGCCCAATAACAGATCAACGCGTTCGGCCGGGAATGTTCCTGTCACTCCGAGACCAgttggaggaggaggtggagaggAGGATGACGAAGAGATCTACAAACAAGTCACTCTTGAATtgagcaaagcaaagcaaaagaggATAAAGACCAAGGCTTTGGTCGAATGGacccttttttttctcattcttggGTGCTTGGTGGCTAGTTCAACGGTCGATCGATTGGAAGCATGTAAGCTATGGGGTTTAGAGATGTGGAAGTGGTGTGTACTTGTGATGGTGTTATTCTCTGGCATGTTGGTTACCAATTGGGTGATGCATTTCATAGTTTTCTTGATTGAGAAAAAATTTTTACTTCGGAAAAAGGTACTCTACTTTGTTCATGGTTTGAAGAAAAGCGTTCAAGTTTTCACTTGGTTGGCCTTTGTTCTTCTCACGTGGGTACTGTTATTCAATCGAGGCGTCAGGAGGTCGAAGATTGCCAATAAGGTTTTGGATTGCATAACCTGGACTCTTGTCTCTATTCTTATTGGTTCATTCCTTTGGTTCTTAAAGACTTTAATGCTGAAGATATTAGCATCAAGTTTCCACGTCACTGCATTCTTTGATCGAATTCAAGAGTCGATCTTCCATCACTATGTTTTGCAAACCTTATCTGGGCCGCCTCTTATAGAGGAGGCTGAGAGGGTGGGGAAAGATCCTAGTGTCCGCGAGTTTAGTTTCAGAACCATGAAGAAAGGTAAAttgggaaaggagaagaaggtgaTTGATATGGGGAAGATATATAGGATGAAGCAAGAGAAGGTTTCGGCTTGGACGATGAAGATGTTGATTGATGCAGTGACAAATTCGGGGCTATCGACCTTATCGAATACATTGGATGAAAGTGTTGATGATGGAGGAGTTGAGCAAGCGGATAAGGAGATAACGAATGAGATGGAAGCGATGGCTGCTGCCTATCACATTTTCAGGAACGTCGCTCCGCCGAGCTGCAA GTacttcgaagaagaagatcttGGGAGGTTCATGATCAAGGAAGAGGTGGATCTTATCTTCCCATTGCTTGAAGGAGCAGCAACTGGAAAAATTGACATAAAATCTTTGTCAGACTGGGTG GTGAAGGTTTATCAAGGCCGCAAAGCGCTGGTACATGCTTTGACAGACACAAAAACAGCAGTAAAGCAATTGAACAAGCTCGTGACAGGAATATTGATCGTTATTACCATCATCATATGGCTTCTTTTGATGGAAATTGCTACGACCAAAGTACTAGTCCTGCTTTCGTCACAGCTTGTTGTGGCAGCTTTCATTTTCGGCAACACATGCAAGACAATATTTGAGGCTATCATCTTTGTGTTTGTTATGCATCCATTTGATGTTGGCGATCGTTGTGTTATTGATGGAGTTCAG TTGTTGGTGGAGGAGATGAATATCTTGAACACTGTCTTCTTGAAGCTCGATAATGAAAAAATCTACTATCCAAATTCAGTTTTGTCTACGAAACCCATAAGCAATTACAACAGAAGCTCAGACATGGGCGATAAGGTGGAGTtctcaattgattttatgactcCATTGGAAAGAATTGGAGCAAtgaaagagaagataaaaag GTACTTGGAGAGAAATCAGCTACACTGGCGCCCGAACCACAACTTGCTTGTGAGTGAGATCGAGAACGTGAACAAGATTAAGATGGGGCTCTACGTCAATCACACAATGAACTTCCAAGATTACGCAGAGAAGGGCAGACGGAGGACTGAACTAGTCATGGAGTTAAAAAAGATTTTCGATGACTTGAATATTAGATATAATCTCCTTCCTCAAGAGGTCCGTCTTTGCCAGATTGAGGATAAGAAACAGGCGTGA
- the LOC104438979 gene encoding tRNA (guanine-N(7)-)-methyltransferase-like, which produces MVIKLLGFTLKEWLHGPGNQRMGEMAKPSVRGVVEPGFGDSPSNIFLDGATNVGMVISPHLLGEYAYTLAIGGINYTITNVEELGKWMKDCLENHPMFEALTDEELVNDPVVKLLTSVTEEGQNVARNGGQTFQAICRCIAPSL; this is translated from the exons ATGGTGATCAAGCTCCTGGGATTCACGCTGAAAGAATGGCTCCACGGGCCGGGGAACCAGAGGATGGGTGAGATGGCGAAGCCCTCCGTTCGGGGGGTGGTTGAGCCTGGCTTTGGAGATAGCCCAAGCAACATCTTCTTGGACGGTGCGACGAATGTTGGGAT GGTGATTAGCCCTCACTTGCTAGGCGAGTATGCATATACTCTGGCTATTGGGGGCATAAATTACACCATTACAAATGTTGAAGAATTGGGTAAATGGATGAAGGACTGTTTGGAAAACCATCCCATGTTTGAAGCACTGACGGATGAAGAACTCGTGAACGATCCGGTGGTGAAGCTATTGACCAGCGTGACCGAGGAAGGCCAAAATGTTGCCAGGAATGGTGGGCAGACATTTCAAGCAATATGCAGATGCATTGCCCCATCTCTATGA
- the LOC104436336 gene encoding mechanosensitive ion channel protein 10, translating to MDSNGEGLKGSEIAMSQKRNVNGNDIVVNIPTEGDAKAVTEGGGLKGSSPKELETAAPKQTPVDSACQASSESSTVVAKSEPMSCPSPNANESLVRKRSLNRSIFSKRKSRFGEQQYPLDATMFEEKPNALLQEQAGGHSPFRGSFNQASPNNRLTRSARNVPVTPGPAGGGGGEEDDEEIYKQVTLELSQAKQKRIKTKALVECTLFYLILGCLVASLTVNQLEERKLWGLQMWKWCVLVMVLFSGILVTNWVMHLIVFLIEKKNLLQKKVLYFVHSLKKSIQVFSWLAFVLLTWVLLFSRGVRRSKIANKVLDCITWTLVSVLIGSFLWFLKTLLLKILASSFHVTAFFDRIQESIFHHYVLQTLSGPPLIEEAERVGKDPSVREFSFRTMKKGKLGKEKKVIDMGKIYRMKQEKVSAWTMKMLIDAVTNSGLSTLSNTLDESVDDGGVEQADKEITNEMEAMAAAYHIFRNVAPPSCKYFEEEDLGRFMIKEEVDLIFPLLEGAETGKIDIKSLSDWVVKVYQGRKALVHALTDTKTAVKQLNKLMTGILIVITIIIWLLLMEIATTKVLVLLSSQLVMAAFIFGNTCKTIFEAIIFVFVMHPFDVGDRCVIDGVQLLVEEMNILNTVFLKLDNEKIYYPNSVLFTKPISNYNRSSDMGDKVEFSIDIMTPLETIGAMKEKIKKYLEKNQLHWRPNHNLLVSEINNVNKIKMGLYINHTMNFQDYAEKGRRKTELVMELKKIFDDLKIRYNLFPREVCLCQIEDEK from the exons ATGGATTCTAACGGAGAAGGTCTAAAAGGCAGCGAAATCGCCATGTCGCAGAAAAGGAATGTCAATGGAAATGATATAGTTGTGAACATCCCGACTGAAGGGGATGCAAAAGCTGTGACTGAGGGCGGGGGCTTAAAAGGGTCGTCTCCCAAGGAGTTGGAAACTGCTGCTCCGAAACAAACCCCGGTGGATTCTGCCTGCCAGGCATCGAGTGAATCAAGCACCGTTGTTGCAAAATCAGAGCCAATGAGCTGCCCGTCTCCCAATGCTAACGAATCTCTTGTTAGGAAAAGGAGTCTCAACAGGTCGATTTTCTCAAAACGGAAGTCGAGGTTTGGGGAGCAACAGTATCCTCTTGATGCCACTATGTTTGAAGAAAAGCCCAATGCATTGTTGCAAGAACAAGCCGGTGGGCACTCTCCTTTCAGAGGCTCATTTAATCAGGCATCACCCAATAACAGATTGACACGTTCGGCCAGGAATGTTCCTGTCACTCCGGGACCAgctggaggaggaggtggagaggAGGATGACGAAGAGATCTACAAACAAGTCACTCTTGAATTGAGCCAAGCAAAGCAAAAGAGGATAAAGACCAAGGCTTTGGTCGAATGCACCCTGTTTTATCTCATTCTTGGGTGCTTGGTGGCTAGTTTAACGGTCAATCAATTGGAAGAACGTAAGTTATGGGGTTTACAGATGTGGAAGTGGTGTGTACTCGTGATGGTGTTATTCTCTGGCATATTGGTTACCAATTGGGTGATGCATCTCATAGTTTTcttgattgagaaaaaaaatttacttcagAAAAAGGTGCTCTACTTCGTTCATAGTTTGAAGAAAAGCATTCAAGTTTTCAGTTGGTTGGCCTTTGTTCTTCTCACGTGGGTACTGTTATTCAGTCGAGGCGTCAGGAGGTCAAAGATCGCCAATAAGGTTTTGGATTGCATAACCTGGACTCTTGTCTCTGTCCTTATCGGTTCATTCCTATGGTTCTTAAAGACTTTACTGCTGAAGATATTGGCATCGAGTTTCCATGTCACTGCATTCTTTGATCGAATTCAAGAGTCGATCTTCCATCACTACGTTTTGCAAACCTTATCTGGGCCTCCTCTTATAGAGGAGGCTGAGAGGGTGGGGAAAGATCCTAGTGTCCGCGAGTTTAGTTTCAGAACCATGAAGAAAGGTAAAttgggaaaggagaagaaggtgaTTGATATGGGGAAGATATATAGGATGAAGCAAGAGAAGGTTTCGGCTTGGACGATGAAGATGTTGATTGACGCAGTGACAAATTCGGGGCTATCGACCTTATCGAATACATTGGATGAAAGTGTTGATGATGGAGGAGTTGAGCAAGCGGATAAGGAGATAACGAATGAGATGGAAGCGATGGCTGCTGCGTATCACATTTTCAGGAACGTCGCTCCGCCAAGTTGCAA GtactttgaagaagaagatcttgGGAGGTTCATGATCAAGGAAGAGGTGGATCTTATCTTCCCATTGCTTGAAGGAGCAGAAACTGGAAAAATTGACATAAAATCTTTGTCAGACTGGGTG GTGAAGGTTTATCAAGGCCGCAAAGCACTGGTACATGCTTTGACGGATACAAAAACAGCAGTAAAGCAATTGAACAAGCTCATGACAGGAATATTGATCGTCATTACCATCATCATATGGCTTCTTTTGATGGAAATTGCTACGACCAAAGTACTAGTCCTGCTTTCATCACAGCTTGTCATGGCAGCTTTCATTTTCGGCAACACTTGCAAGACAATATTTGAGGCTATCATCTTTGTGTTTGTTATGCATCCATTTGATGTTGGCGATCGTTGTGTTATTGATGGAGTTCAG TTGTTGGTGGAGGAGATGAATATCTTGAACACTGTCTTCTTGAAGCTTGATAATGAAAAAATCTACTATCCAAATTCAGTTTTGTTTACGAAACCTATAAGCAATTACAACAGAAGCTCAGACATGGGCGATAAGGTGGAGTTCTCAATTGATATTATGACTCCATTGGAAACAATTGGAGCAAtgaaagagaagataaaaaa GTACTTGGAGAAAAATCAGCTACACTGGCGCCCGAACCACAACTTGCTTGTGAGTGAGATCAACAACGTGAACAAGATTAAGATGGGGCTCTACATCAATCACACAATGAACTTCCAAGATTATGCAGAGAAGGGCAGACGGAAGACTGAACTAGTCATGGAGTTAAAAAAGATTTTCGATGACTTGAAGATTAGATATAATCTCTTTCCTCGAGAGGTCTGTCTTTGCCAGATTGAGGATGAGAAATAG